One Gadus morhua chromosome 1, gadMor3.0, whole genome shotgun sequence DNA segment encodes these proteins:
- the dclre1b gene encoding 5' exonuclease Apollo: MSVNRHVIPHTPLAVDFWQVRKCPHARLFFLSHMHSDHTVGLTSTWSYRPIYCSPVSAALLKLKLQVKQEWIRPLELEEPYMLPLDDIGKERLTVTLIDANHCPGSVMFLFQGYFGSILYTGDFRYAPSMLREPCLRNDIHIDLLYLDNTNCDPTRVLPTRERALEKIKEIIRSHPDHNVVIGLYSLGKESLIVSLALEFKSWVEVSAERMETLRLLGLPDVFTTDEGAGRLRLVEQTEVRYSNMQKWNQVYPTLAILPTGRPAVPYHPNVHVVPYSDHSSYQELEDFISALKPATVVPIVGTCLPDSFTALLPRKKRGDFLVPESVQSYMLKQPAVQPRHRRPPPRYKRARPTPRGVVFESLSESSEGSTNVSGASISPGRTAPEVEEVVEVVREVEKVEVEVVEEVEQEVEDEVHIVRENEGPQKHRSRFNAHQSQRSEKKSRKRKGAVKLGRHVFL, encoded by the exons ATGTCAGTGAATAGACATGTAATCCCACATACCCCGCTGGCTGTAGACTTCTGGCAGGTTCGCAAGTGTCCACACGCTCGCCTGTTTTTTCTATCTCACATGCACAGCGACCACACAGTTGGTTTGACTTCTACATGGAGTTACCGACCGATCTACTGCTCCCCAGTATCTGCTGCGCTCTTGAAACTAAAACTACAG GTGAAACAGGAATGGATCCGTCCTCTGGAGTTGGAGGAGCCGTACATGCTGCCGTTGGATGATATCGGCAAGGAAAGACTGACGGTCACACTTATAGACGCCAACCATTGCCCGGGGTCCGTCATGTTTCTTTTCCAGGGTTACTTTGGCTCGATACTCTACACAG GTGACTTCAGGTACGCTCCCTCAATGCTACGTGAGCCTTGCCTCAGGAACGACATCCACATAGACCTCCTGTACCTTGACAACACCAACTGTGACCCCACCCGGGTCCTGccaaccagagagagagccctagAGAAGATCAAAGAGATCATCCGCAGCCACCCCGACCACAACGTTGTCATCG GTCTGTACTCCCTGGGGAAGGAGTCTCTGATCGTCTCCCTTGCCCTGGAGTTCAAGAGCTGGGTGGAGGTCAGCGCTGAGCGCATGGAGACCCTCCGCCTGCTGGGGCTCCCGGACGTGTTCACCACTGACGAGGGGGCCGGCCGCCTGCGGTTGGTGGAGCAGACGGAGGTCCGCTACTCCAACATGCAGAAGTGGAACCAGGTTTACCCTACCCTGGCCATACTGCCCACCGGCAGGCCCGCGGTGCCCTACCATCCCAATGTGCACGTGGTGCCCTACTCGGACCACTCCTCCtaccaggagctggaggactTCATCTCGGCGCTCAAGCCGGCCACCGTGGTCCCCATCGTGGGCACCTGTCTCCCGGACAGCTTCACGGCTCTGCTGCCCCGCAAAAAGCGCGGCGACTTCCTGGTGCCCGAGTCGGTGCAGAGCTACATGCTGAAGCAGCCGGCGGTCCAACCCAGACACAGAAGGCCGCCCCCTAGGTACAAGAGGGCACGCCCTACTCCGCGGGGGGTCGTGTTTGAGTCTCTCTCCGAGAGCTCGGAGGGTTCAACAAACGTGAGCGGGGCTTCGATCAGCCCGGGAAGGACTGCTCCTGaggttgaggaggtggtggaggtggtgcgggaggtggagaaggtggaggtggaagtggtggaggaggtggagcaggaggtggaggacgaaGTCCATATCGTTCGAGAAAATGAAGGTCCTCAAAAACATCGTTCCCGCTTTAACGCCCATCAAAGTCAGAGGAGCGAGAAGAAGAGCCGCAAACGGAAAGGCGCGGTCAAGCTGGGACGTCACGTGTTCCTCTAA